One Succinivibrio dextrinosolvens DNA window includes the following coding sequences:
- the tnpB gene encoding IS66 family insertion sequence element accessory protein TnpB, translating into MSILSSTGKILLVREPVCGRFGIHKLMAMISSGSIGVKWNGIDEISVITFNRKRSICKVLHIDQYGVDCTTRILNTGLFQVLFEEDALPIHLTRNELESLLGNGSFPTRKLDNVA; encoded by the coding sequence ATGTCAATATTATCATCAACAGGAAAGATTTTATTGGTTCGTGAACCTGTCTGTGGCAGATTTGGCATTCATAAGCTGATGGCCATGATAAGCTCTGGCTCAATAGGTGTAAAGTGGAACGGTATTGATGAAATCAGCGTTATTACCTTTAATCGTAAAAGAAGTATCTGCAAAGTCTTGCATATAGATCAGTATGGAGTTGACTGTACAACCAGAATTCTCAATACCGGTCTGTTCCAGGTATTATTCGAGGAGGACGCTCTCCCAATTCATTTAACCAGAAATGAACTTGAATCTTTACTGGGGAATGGCTCTTTCCCAACAAGGAAACTGGATAATGTAGCCTGA
- the kdsB gene encoding 3-deoxy-manno-octulosonate cytidylyltransferase encodes MNILGVIPARYHSTRLPGKPLMDILGKPMLQRVYERVSSVNEFSDIVVATDDHRIYDFCKQNNIHVEMTSSSHRTAANRLQELSDKCPADFYIQLNGDEPLIDINAIRKSIPDFIPDDIEFGTNIITKILDPAQVLDPSNIKMVFDDNMRCIYMSRSPIPFPFMEIDYSYYKHVGIIGYNKKMLDFYKNSKPGRFELIEGIDTLRFLDYGKILKLYEVDNCKTLSVDTQKDLEMVRKIFSQGFLSN; translated from the coding sequence ATGAATATATTAGGCGTAATTCCTGCTCGTTATCATTCAACAAGATTGCCAGGAAAACCACTAATGGATATTTTGGGAAAACCAATGTTACAGAGAGTATACGAACGAGTCAGTTCTGTAAATGAGTTCAGTGATATTGTAGTGGCTACGGATGATCATCGTATTTACGATTTTTGCAAACAAAACAACATCCATGTTGAAATGACATCTTCAAGTCATCGTACAGCAGCAAATAGGCTACAGGAATTATCGGATAAATGTCCAGCTGATTTTTATATTCAGCTAAATGGAGACGAACCATTAATTGACATTAACGCTATAAGAAAGTCAATACCAGATTTTATCCCTGATGATATTGAATTTGGAACAAATATTATAACAAAAATACTTGATCCTGCACAGGTTTTAGACCCGTCGAATATAAAGATGGTGTTTGATGACAATATGAGATGTATTTATATGTCAAGATCTCCTATTCCATTTCCATTCATGGAAATCGACTACTCTTACTATAAGCATGTAGGTATTATTGGTTATAATAAAAAAATGCTCGATTTTTATAAAAATTCTAAACCAGGAAGATTTGAACTAATAGAGGGAATTGACACGTTAAGATTTTTAGATTACGGAAAAATTCTAAAACTTTACGAAGTTGATAACTGTAAAACACTCTCTGTTGATACGCAAAAAGATCTAGAAATGGTTAGAAAAATTTTTTCTCAAGGCTTTTTGTCTAACTGA
- a CDS encoding IS630 family transposase produces the protein MARQRAYRISLETEERKAIRKILRRSNSTNRRTRCTILLNADESKSDPSTYQQIAERSGVTVPTVIDTLSKFCKDGPVAALNPRRNPNSDVANLKATGDIQAKVIAKACTKSSEGRVRWTLTLLEEELAVILETKLSRSTIGRILQKNDLRPHLSEYWCIPPQADAEFVAAMEDVLDVYQQPYDEKYPLWCMDEKPFQLLDESRNPLPMRPGDITRIDDEYIRNGTVSVFCFIQPHTVKIIHAEGPTRTAIDWSEKVKFLVDEVNPDAKKVILVMDNLNTHNTASLYKAFPPEEARRIARKLEIHYTPKHGSWLDIAEIGINIMTRECLNRRIPDIETLRAELKAWNEAYNSAPTEINWQFSNETSRVKLKSLYPDIDRNQELRDQLRQKKSLIK, from the coding sequence ATGGCACGTCAGAGAGCTTACCGCATCTCTTTAGAGACTGAAGAAAGAAAAGCTATAAGAAAAATTCTTAGGCGCTCTAACTCAACAAACAGGAGAACTCGTTGTACAATTCTGCTTAATGCCGACGAATCAAAGAGTGATCCTTCAACTTATCAGCAGATAGCTGAACGTTCTGGGGTAACAGTTCCAACTGTAATCGATACATTAAGTAAATTCTGTAAAGATGGTCCTGTTGCAGCCTTAAACCCAAGGAGAAATCCTAATTCAGATGTAGCTAATCTTAAAGCTACCGGAGATATACAGGCAAAGGTTATTGCAAAAGCCTGTACCAAGTCCTCTGAAGGAAGAGTTAGATGGACACTCACACTTCTTGAAGAGGAACTGGCAGTCATTTTAGAAACAAAACTTAGCCGCTCAACCATAGGACGTATTTTGCAGAAAAATGATTTAAGACCACATCTGAGTGAATACTGGTGTATTCCCCCTCAGGCTGATGCTGAATTTGTTGCAGCAATGGAAGATGTACTGGATGTATATCAGCAGCCATATGATGAAAAGTATCCTCTGTGGTGTATGGATGAAAAGCCATTTCAGCTCCTGGATGAATCCAGAAATCCATTGCCAATGAGACCAGGAGATATTACCAGGATTGATGATGAATACATCAGAAACGGCACCGTAAGCGTATTCTGTTTTATTCAGCCTCATACAGTAAAGATTATTCATGCGGAAGGACCAACCAGAACAGCAATTGACTGGTCTGAAAAGGTTAAATTTCTGGTAGATGAAGTTAATCCTGATGCAAAAAAGGTTATTCTGGTAATGGATAACCTAAACACTCATAACACGGCATCACTATATAAAGCCTTTCCTCCCGAGGAAGCACGTAGAATTGCAAGGAAACTTGAAATTCATTACACGCCAAAACATGGCAGCTGGCTTGATATTGCAGAGATTGGCATCAACATCATGACACGAGAGTGTTTAAACCGAAGAATTCCTGATATAGAAACATTAAGAGCTGAACTTAAAGCATGGAATGAGGCATATAACAGTGCTCCAACAGAAATAAACTGGCAATTCAGCAATGAGACTTCAAGAGTTAAGCTAAAGAGCCTCTACCCTGATATAGATCGTAATCAGGAACTAAGAGATCAGCTTAGACAGAAGAAGTCCCTGATAAAATAG
- a CDS encoding KdsC family phosphatase, whose protein sequence is MQSIKLMIIDVDGTLTDGGIYYDNFGNELKKFCTRDAAGFFAASKCGIKIMVLTGRACQATQRRMKELNVDYVEQGVKDKFAFINEFLNKNKINYSEVGYIGDDLNDLYLMHVIGYKACPNDSCREIKEVCDYISPINGGSGAVRDIIEHYLRKNGLWNDAINQIYLAGI, encoded by the coding sequence ATGCAATCTATTAAGCTTATGATCATTGACGTAGATGGAACTCTTACGGATGGAGGTATCTACTATGACAATTTTGGAAATGAACTTAAAAAATTTTGTACTCGTGATGCGGCTGGATTTTTTGCAGCCTCAAAGTGTGGAATTAAGATCATGGTTCTTACAGGTAGAGCTTGTCAAGCTACACAAAGAAGAATGAAAGAGTTAAACGTAGACTATGTTGAGCAAGGTGTTAAAGATAAATTCGCCTTCATTAATGAGTTTCTTAATAAGAATAAAATTAACTATTCTGAAGTCGGATATATAGGAGATGATTTAAATGATCTTTATCTTATGCATGTTATAGGATATAAAGCTTGCCCAAATGACAGCTGTAGAGAGATAAAAGAAGTGTGTGATTATATTAGTCCAATTAATGGTGGATCTGGCGCAGTTAGGGATATTATTGAGCATTATTTAAGAAAAAATGGCTTGTGGAACGATGCTATTAATCAGATTTATTTAGCAGGAATTTAA
- a CDS encoding aldolase catalytic domain-containing protein translates to MNQLNNFIPIIHDTNEEPNVMLLDCTLRDGGYVNNWNWGHDRAKSIIRSLIKSHIDVVEVGFLRNIPFFDPDVTVANTIEELNTFIPDSTGKTIFSGMAMRSNYDIKKLSPYSGKGIEMIRITAHDYDLKEGMAFAREVKDRGYKLSINPINIMGYSDDKVLWIIDEVNRIEPYQFSIVDTFGSMKRRDLDRIVSLVDHNLDKEIRLSLHLHENMSLSTLLAQQFVDKRINRKIAIDGSLMGMGRIPGNLPIELIADYTNEYLNKIYDIDFMMDAINEHIEPLKGESNWGYTPAYFLSAHYNLHRNYAEHYLKKGDLTTKDINHILSRIDLYKKTVFDKDYADLLYRNYQDHQIDDSLAIDNLSSELSNKDILVVAPGSSLNDYNKQIKHFISEKKPKVIAINFIPKSISCNYAFFSNNKRLEEESSSNTDLIITSNLIGSSNANRAVYVLDYNSLSKAFTLGCNSFIMILSLLKRLTVNNIYVCGADGYVKDSPNYFSNKYRTSDLRGNDFNIAVKEAIRKLNINVEFITPSAYK, encoded by the coding sequence ATGAACCAATTAAATAATTTTATCCCAATAATACATGATACAAACGAAGAACCTAATGTAATGCTTTTGGACTGCACTCTTCGTGATGGAGGGTATGTTAACAACTGGAATTGGGGACATGATAGAGCAAAATCTATAATTAGATCACTAATAAAATCTCATATTGATGTAGTAGAAGTTGGTTTTCTTAGAAATATTCCTTTTTTTGATCCTGATGTGACGGTAGCTAATACGATTGAAGAGTTGAATACCTTTATTCCAGATAGCACTGGAAAAACAATTTTTTCAGGAATGGCTATGAGGAGTAATTATGATATAAAAAAACTTTCTCCATATTCAGGAAAAGGTATTGAGATGATAAGAATCACTGCCCATGATTACGATCTTAAAGAAGGAATGGCTTTTGCTAGAGAAGTTAAAGATAGGGGGTATAAATTAAGTATAAATCCTATCAATATAATGGGATACTCAGACGATAAAGTACTATGGATTATTGACGAGGTTAATAGAATTGAGCCATATCAGTTTTCAATTGTTGATACTTTTGGAAGTATGAAAAGGCGAGATCTTGATAGAATAGTGAGTCTTGTTGATCATAATCTTGATAAAGAAATCAGACTATCTCTGCACCTCCATGAAAATATGTCTTTAAGTACACTTCTTGCTCAACAATTTGTTGATAAAAGGATTAATCGCAAAATTGCAATTGATGGAAGTTTAATGGGAATGGGAAGAATTCCTGGTAATCTACCAATTGAACTTATAGCAGATTATACCAATGAATATTTAAATAAGATATATGACATAGATTTCATGATGGATGCAATTAATGAACATATTGAACCTTTAAAAGGAGAGTCTAACTGGGGATATACGCCTGCTTATTTTTTATCTGCGCACTATAATCTTCATCGAAATTATGCTGAGCACTACCTAAAAAAAGGAGATTTAACTACAAAAGATATTAATCATATTCTTTCTCGTATTGATTTATACAAAAAAACTGTTTTTGATAAAGATTATGCTGATCTACTTTATCGAAATTATCAAGATCATCAAATTGATGATTCTTTAGCAATAGACAATTTAAGCTCTGAATTATCTAATAAGGATATTCTTGTTGTAGCGCCTGGTTCTTCCCTAAATGATTATAATAAACAAATAAAACATTTTATTAGCGAAAAAAAACCAAAGGTGATTGCGATTAACTTTATTCCAAAATCTATTTCTTGTAATTATGCTTTTTTTAGCAATAATAAAAGACTTGAAGAGGAATCATCTTCAAATACAGATTTGATAATTACCTCAAATCTAATAGGATCTAGTAATGCGAACAGAGCTGTTTATGTTCTTGACTATAATAGTCTCTCAAAAGCTTTTACACTAGGGTGTAACAGTTTTATTATGATTTTGAGTCTATTGAAACGATTAACAGTTAACAATATTTATGTTTGCGGAGCCGATGGTTACGTAAAAGACTCACCAAATTATTTTTCTAACAAATATCGTACTTCAGATCTTAGAGGAAATGATTTTAATATTGCAGTAAAAGAGGCTATTCGTAAGTTAAATATAAATGTTGAGTTTATTACCCCTTCTGCATATAAATAA
- a CDS encoding NAD-dependent epimerase/dehydratase family protein, with the protein MNYLIFGGSGFIGTHLIHMINEIKNQNDKIYCLDLVMPGEEGVVPGIVEKNEGVNYIRLDVRQKIYFDFIPTKNDIIFNLAAVHRTPGHESYEYFETNISGAENITDFAEKNRINKILFTSSIAPYGASEALKSETTLPTPNTPYGISKLVAEKIHMIWQAKDPNRELTIVRPGVVFGKGEHGNMTRLYNAIKGHYYFYAGRKDTIKACIYVKELVEFIKYRMIDNCFTGSDIFNCTFEPACSIEHICNSMMKSTGLYSKIPCVNGRLLIFVARILSPFLRKKGIHPDRVKKLMVSTNICGKKLKDSGYKFHYSLDESYKNWFEDCEKKGLF; encoded by the coding sequence ATGAATTATTTAATATTTGGCGGAAGTGGTTTTATTGGAACTCATCTAATTCATATGATAAATGAGATTAAAAATCAAAATGACAAAATATATTGTCTTGATCTTGTAATGCCTGGTGAAGAAGGTGTAGTTCCGGGTATTGTTGAAAAGAACGAAGGGGTTAATTACATCAGACTGGATGTGAGACAGAAGATATATTTTGATTTTATTCCGACTAAAAATGATATTATTTTTAATTTAGCTGCAGTTCATAGAACTCCTGGGCATGAATCTTATGAGTATTTTGAAACAAATATTTCTGGAGCGGAGAATATTACTGATTTTGCAGAAAAAAATAGGATTAATAAGATTTTATTTACTTCTTCTATTGCGCCATATGGTGCTTCAGAGGCTTTAAAATCTGAAACAACTCTTCCAACTCCTAACACTCCTTATGGCATAAGCAAATTAGTTGCTGAAAAGATCCATATGATATGGCAAGCAAAAGATCCAAATAGAGAATTAACAATTGTTAGACCAGGTGTTGTGTTTGGTAAAGGAGAACATGGAAATATGACTCGTTTATATAATGCAATTAAAGGTCACTATTATTTTTATGCAGGCAGAAAAGATACAATAAAAGCCTGTATTTACGTAAAGGAGTTAGTGGAGTTTATTAAATACCGTATGATAGATAATTGTTTTACAGGCTCAGATATTTTTAACTGTACTTTTGAACCAGCTTGTAGTATTGAGCATATTTGTAATAGTATGATGAAGTCAACTGGATTATATTCAAAAATCCCTTGTGTAAATGGGAGATTACTGATATTTGTGGCAAGAATTCTGTCTCCTTTTTTGAGGAAAAAAGGAATTCATCCTGACAGAGTTAAAAAACTTATGGTGAGCACAAATATATGCGGAAAAAAACTTAAAGATTCGGGCTATAAATTTCATTACAGTTTAGATGAAAGCTATAAGAACTGGTTTGAAGATTGTGAAAAGAAAGGTTTGTTTTAA
- a CDS encoding transposase — MAVYLSISADKSTVIQKSLHEILSPEHLLEVARRVGLLKRLKEFNAAEYLLTAISFCMLSPKEREYRLVRFSQRYNEKHGTNLDPKNIHNQLRKPEMLEFTSEITKEIIALTANTLKVKRSELMSDELCALLKKLEVKDLILIDGVEITLFPGCIDNFECKGKGRKHTDGTEAKPGLKLHVAFSLCKMIFEYIQVTEACGNEKEQVLPESFHNCLLIMDRGHVADTLEDRIFNTNRNKFLIKGKCNMAGTVLKAYDVNGRLRPKYTGRKVSQLPKHLHLDLDVKLRNGQVIRVIQHVKTKSRNNTSPVTILRTNIPRRSIDLNQLFLIYRLRWQVELYAKCLKSGNSLQSINSEILSVILSFINISMLSSMCKNYFGIKAKLKRGIACLSILKLNCTSFVFAEAILKFSVVSRNTRTQIFKKLFDFIESNCCRTSPSKRDLRLLKDLPSFIKKIVSMNNIRVEKMLNTLV, encoded by the coding sequence ATGGCAGTATATTTATCTATTTCAGCTGATAAGTCAACAGTTATTCAGAAAAGTCTTCATGAAATCCTTTCTCCAGAGCATCTTTTAGAAGTTGCCCGTCGTGTAGGATTATTGAAAAGACTCAAGGAATTCAATGCAGCTGAATATCTGTTAACTGCCATATCTTTCTGTATGCTCTCACCTAAGGAAAGAGAATATAGATTGGTTCGTTTTTCTCAAAGATATAATGAAAAACACGGAACCAACCTTGATCCTAAGAATATCCATAATCAGCTGCGCAAACCTGAGATGCTAGAATTCACAAGTGAAATTACTAAGGAAATTATTGCTCTCACAGCAAATACACTTAAGGTGAAACGTTCTGAACTGATGTCAGATGAGCTTTGTGCATTACTCAAAAAGCTAGAAGTTAAAGACCTTATCCTGATAGATGGAGTAGAGATAACACTCTTTCCAGGTTGTATCGATAACTTCGAGTGTAAAGGTAAGGGAAGAAAACACACTGACGGAACAGAAGCAAAGCCGGGTTTAAAGCTTCATGTTGCTTTTTCTCTTTGTAAGATGATCTTTGAGTATATTCAGGTAACAGAAGCCTGTGGAAACGAAAAAGAACAGGTGCTTCCTGAGAGTTTTCACAACTGTCTTTTAATCATGGACCGTGGGCATGTTGCAGATACTCTTGAAGACAGAATCTTCAATACCAACAGAAACAAATTCCTGATTAAAGGAAAGTGTAATATGGCTGGAACTGTCCTTAAAGCTTACGATGTAAATGGTCGGTTAAGACCTAAATACACTGGAAGAAAGGTAAGTCAGCTTCCCAAACATCTCCATCTTGATTTAGATGTAAAGCTAAGGAATGGTCAGGTTATACGTGTTATACAGCATGTAAAAACCAAAAGCCGTAACAACACCAGTCCAGTAACCATACTCAGAACTAACATTCCAAGAAGGAGTATAGATTTAAATCAGCTGTTTCTGATTTATCGACTACGATGGCAGGTAGAGCTGTATGCCAAATGCCTGAAGAGTGGAAACTCACTGCAGTCAATAAATTCAGAGATACTTAGCGTGATTTTATCTTTCATCAACATCAGCATGCTCTCTTCAATGTGCAAGAATTACTTCGGGATTAAAGCTAAGCTTAAGAGAGGAATTGCCTGTTTATCAATACTCAAGCTTAACTGCACATCCTTTGTATTTGCTGAAGCAATACTGAAGTTCTCGGTTGTATCAAGGAATACTCGAACACAGATTTTTAAAAAGCTGTTTGACTTCATAGAGTCAAACTGTTGTAGAACCTCTCCCAGCAAGAGAGATTTACGATTACTGAAAGATCTTCCTTCTTTTATCAAGAAGATCGTCAGTATGAATAACATTAGGGTAGAAAAAATGCTTAACACCCTAGTGTAA
- a CDS encoding IS66 family transposase, with protein MSLKPDFSNMTKEEIADYYEKKLSEQAAAQNKIIMALRKENSEISADKKQEIKAQSKIIEEQKKEIEIINSDREKLSQHNKNFSDLIRNILSNIKERHLICNKLLKEEAIPSVDEANIKELNSYFENFMSTVLNALETLHLHQTRALNLGNSEKNTGGSPDYSADDEARIEGAAALDSAGEAELSDIDQADFIEQSESVVQKDRNGKKREEKTSLDNETVKDFLISNCSNQVKDNVSQEADVTALVIDEFQRSQSQDLEKAKATTPEKRFVSLCNSERVAGIITNAGKTTITMECPSCHKQGCFKINGKKKRINSTLTLTGGFGSLGTVLSSVHLATCPYCGENFEINPATLTDVSLTVSNEDALDGGETQPEQGLEDAETKEKRGVNTVKNTQSALESDFSEVQKSGVDKAVNNPDKASDETGYTQETSQNHAGNVSEQKYRKEIFNKIKNSENRTQTDCLVSGNLLQEDHSTLPVIDPTNFNAYVFGMTPAFSKSRMSVALLTACGTIFAQLGAPKNRAFNFFEGNGFPMTREHLTGCINAFARAYLHPVCKQIRKEIILNCPAVVMDESTLLVRETATRKQAQKKGRKSQIWVLSTNWTSEYKGSWYCVSENRSKQNVIDILENELKSENSPLKYLISDGYAGYDSAIKVLNEQGVTLKSCRCYAHARRPLHYYLKNTGLLKIYNNYLLPTGARFSDFNENLKKYRATKKGEKLSDSAAEPLTIYWMINALFVIDSTVVKKYHFACTTEEFKKELLEVRRKMSSKIVDAIFDSVRLYIAARPDIVLSMINSTGEVVFNQKNTKSESRALIYLLNFEEDLRKFIESTDIELTSLKAERQLKLGIIARKSFNWLSSEDGAHAFADYQTIINSCILNEVPAQHYMEWLVANIKWRMNKKRIEGHDDPTFFQMPGRRKMVGAKETISMYDSRNNIGYDKIDVTGLTPYDYRKCLEKGLGI; from the coding sequence ATGTCACTCAAGCCTGATTTCTCAAACATGACTAAAGAGGAAATCGCGGATTACTACGAGAAGAAGTTATCCGAGCAGGCTGCTGCTCAAAATAAAATCATTATGGCACTGAGAAAAGAGAACTCAGAAATTTCTGCTGACAAAAAGCAGGAGATTAAGGCTCAAAGCAAAATTATTGAAGAGCAGAAAAAAGAAATCGAGATCATAAATTCCGACCGAGAAAAACTCTCTCAGCACAACAAAAACTTTTCTGATTTAATCAGAAACATCCTCAGCAACATTAAAGAGCGCCATCTCATCTGCAACAAACTCCTAAAAGAAGAGGCAATTCCATCAGTTGATGAAGCCAATATCAAAGAATTAAATTCCTACTTTGAGAATTTCATGAGTACAGTCTTAAATGCTCTTGAAACGCTTCACCTTCACCAGACTAGAGCTCTGAATCTGGGCAATAGTGAAAAGAATACCGGAGGAAGTCCTGACTATTCTGCAGACGATGAAGCTCGGATAGAGGGTGCTGCTGCACTAGATAGTGCAGGAGAAGCTGAGTTAAGTGATATAGATCAGGCAGATTTTATTGAGCAGTCTGAATCTGTGGTTCAGAAAGACAGGAATGGCAAAAAGCGTGAAGAAAAGACTTCTTTAGACAATGAAACTGTAAAAGACTTCCTAATCTCAAACTGCTCCAATCAGGTAAAAGATAACGTTTCCCAGGAAGCTGACGTCACTGCCCTGGTAATTGATGAATTCCAGCGCTCACAGAGTCAAGATCTCGAGAAAGCAAAAGCCACAACTCCCGAAAAACGTTTTGTAAGTCTATGCAATTCAGAGAGAGTTGCGGGTATTATTACTAATGCCGGTAAGACCACCATTACAATGGAATGTCCGTCCTGTCATAAACAGGGGTGCTTTAAAATCAATGGCAAGAAAAAGAGGATTAACTCTACTCTAACTCTTACTGGTGGATTCGGCTCTTTAGGAACAGTCCTATCATCAGTTCATCTTGCCACATGTCCTTACTGTGGAGAGAACTTTGAAATCAATCCTGCAACCTTAACAGATGTATCTCTGACTGTTTCAAATGAGGATGCCTTAGACGGGGGTGAGACACAGCCTGAACAGGGGTTAGAAGATGCGGAGACTAAAGAGAAACGTGGCGTAAACACAGTCAAAAACACACAAAGTGCATTAGAAAGCGATTTCTCTGAGGTACAAAAGTCAGGCGTAGACAAAGCTGTAAACAATCCTGATAAGGCTTCTGATGAGACAGGTTACACTCAAGAAACGTCTCAGAATCATGCAGGAAACGTTTCTGAACAGAAATATCGTAAGGAGATATTCAACAAAATCAAAAATTCTGAGAACAGAACTCAAACAGATTGTCTGGTCTCGGGTAACCTGCTGCAAGAAGATCATTCGACACTTCCTGTTATTGATCCAACCAATTTCAATGCCTACGTCTTTGGTATGACTCCTGCTTTTAGCAAGTCCAGAATGTCTGTTGCCTTACTTACTGCCTGCGGAACAATTTTTGCGCAGTTAGGTGCGCCAAAAAACAGAGCATTTAATTTCTTTGAAGGCAATGGCTTCCCAATGACCAGAGAGCATCTGACTGGCTGTATTAACGCCTTTGCCAGAGCTTATCTGCATCCGGTTTGTAAGCAAATCCGTAAAGAGATCATTCTGAACTGTCCTGCAGTCGTCATGGATGAGTCGACTTTACTTGTCAGAGAAACCGCTACCCGCAAACAGGCTCAGAAAAAAGGTAGAAAATCTCAAATCTGGGTATTAAGCACCAACTGGACTTCAGAGTATAAGGGCTCATGGTACTGCGTCAGTGAAAACCGCTCCAAGCAGAATGTCATTGATATTCTGGAGAATGAGCTAAAATCAGAAAACTCTCCTTTGAAATATCTGATCTCTGATGGCTATGCCGGATATGACTCAGCAATTAAAGTTCTGAATGAGCAAGGCGTAACTCTAAAAAGCTGCAGATGTTATGCTCATGCCAGAAGACCTCTGCATTATTACTTAAAGAACACAGGCCTTCTAAAAATTTATAATAACTACCTTTTACCAACAGGTGCAAGGTTCAGTGATTTTAATGAAAACCTGAAGAAATACCGTGCCACCAAGAAAGGCGAAAAACTTTCCGACAGCGCAGCAGAACCGCTGACAATCTACTGGATGATAAATGCTCTGTTTGTGATTGATTCCACTGTGGTCAAGAAATACCACTTTGCATGTACTACTGAAGAATTCAAAAAAGAGCTCCTCGAGGTCAGACGCAAGATGTCATCAAAGATTGTTGATGCCATCTTTGATTCTGTGAGACTGTATATTGCAGCAAGGCCTGATATTGTACTCAGCATGATCAACAGTACCGGTGAAGTTGTATTCAATCAGAAGAATACAAAATCAGAATCTAGAGCTTTAATATATCTGCTTAACTTTGAGGAAGATTTAAGAAAATTCATTGAATCAACTGATATTGAGCTAACCTCATTGAAGGCCGAACGCCAACTAAAACTTGGCATCATTGCCAGGAAATCCTTCAATTGGCTTTCCAGTGAAGATGGAGCCCATGCCTTTGCTGATTATCAGACCATTATCAACAGCTGCATCCTAAATGAAGTACCTGCACAGCATTATATGGAATGGCTGGTTGCAAACATTAAGTGGCGCATGAATAAAAAACGCATTGAAGGTCACGATGATCCAACATTCTTTCAAATGCCTGGAAGAAGAAAAATGGTTGGAGCAAAAGAAACAATATCAATGTATGACAGCCGAAACAATATTGGCTATGACAAAATTGACGTAACAGGCTTAACACCTTACGATTATCGTAAGTGCTTAGAGAAAGGGCTAGGAATATAG